From a region of the Zingiber officinale cultivar Zhangliang chromosome 4B, Zo_v1.1, whole genome shotgun sequence genome:
- the LOC121977144 gene encoding homeobox-leucine zipper protein HOX16-like isoform X2: MATRVGRRNSIFRGLRSAEEHGTTKRLFFTSPDEIYEEEYYEEQLPEKKRRLTPDQVNLSERSFEEENKLEPERKSELAQKLGMQSRQVAVWFQNQRARWKNKQLEQDFDRLKSSYESLLADHAALFKDNEGLRLEFRTCSVISTFSFSCQKDPFVWLVLSLTLHCKSFKFIAEAIFGSSAEVQRCC; encoded by the exons ATGGCTACTCGTGTTGGGCGACGGAACTCCATCTTCCGAG GGTTGAGGTCGGCGGAGGAGCATGGCACCACCAAGAGGCTGTTCTTCACATCACCGGATGAGATTTACGAGGAGGAATACTACGAGGAGCAGCTGCCGGAGAAGAAGCGCCGCCTAACGCCAGATCAG GTAAATTTATCGGAACGTAGCTTTGAGGAGGAGAACAAgttggagccggagcgaaagagcGAACTGGCTCAAAAGCTAGGCATGCAATCGAGGCAAGTTGCAGTGTGGTTCCAGAACCAGCGTGCAAGGTGGAAGAACAAGCAACTTGAGCAGGATTTTGATCGGCTCAAGTCCTCATATGAGTCACTCCTTGCTGATCATGCTGCCCTCTTCAAGGACAACGAGGGATTGCGGTTGGAG TTTCGCACTTGCTCGGTCATCTCAACTTTTAGCTTTTCTTGCCAAAAAGATCCCTTTGTTTGGTTGGTATTATCCTTAACGCTACACTGCAAAAGCTTCAAATTTATTGCAGAAGCTATCTTTGGATCCTCAGCTGAAGTCCAAAGATGCTGTTGA
- the LOC121977141 gene encoding G-type lectin S-receptor-like serine/threonine-protein kinase At4g27290 — MATSPPIAKILLLFSLHFLLCVSDNRLTPGQRMPSNETLTSDVFVLGFFSPRSSGGDLYLGIWYNISQRTVIWVANRESPVTGQPATLLFSVDDRSLRVVGSRGSNFTFWSANPLGAATEAVLLKNGNLVVRDGNGSVLWQSFDHPTDTFLPGMIFRYAYHDRSPNRLTSWKAADDPSPGSFTFGFDSTATLQFMTWRGSEIYYRTSVWSGDAFGSWHTPSSNANFVIYFTVLEDEDGFNFTINVSDSSPYIRYTLNPSGQLQLLGWDSTWKLWQTFVSVPYGCQVYGSCGQFASCNVNGTVPACKCLEGFEPRSQTAWSGGDHSGGCSRTSALRCGEADGFLRVAGMKLPDQFVRVRNKNMSECRSECLTNCSCQAFAYADLNMANAIAPRCLVWTGSFVDAEMITGGEDLYLKIMNFNSGASSGKSRRRKILLLVLSISAAASALACALAAWKFDEQIKGVFRQTKSEELVRDSSLIQEFLNNFSGANEVAIGEAADQAPQLPLINFESLVLATDNFSVSNKLGQGGFGIVYKGVLHGGQEIALKRLIRGSGQGLVEFKNEINLIARLQHRNLVRLLGYCIHGEEKLLAYEYMANKSLDFFLFDPVQKVKLDWGKRFNVIKGIARALVYLHQDSRLRIVHRDLKVSNILLDKDMNPKISDFGMARIFRGNQNEANTKRVVGTYGYMSPEYAMQGLFSMKSDVYSFGVLLLEIVSGLQNSSFHLSLDFTHLLPYAWQLWNEGNAKDFIDPSSNTQSCYLDEALRSIHVGLLCVQDNPSDRPTMSSIVFMLDNEIAISRTPKKPIFTIQRNDPSVENLETYSPNNMTITTVEGR; from the exons ATGGCGACGTCTCCGCCCATCGCTAaaatcctcctcctcttctctctGCATTTTCTTCTCTGCGTTTCAGATAACAGGCTGACCCCCGGCCAACGCATGCCTTCCAATGAGACCTTGACTAGCGATGTCTTCGTCCTCGGCTTCTTCTCCCCAAGGAGTTCCGGCGGCGACCTCTACCTCGGCATCTGGTACAACATCTCCCAGAGGACCGTAATCTGGGTCGCCAACAGGGAGAGCCCTGTCACCGGCCAGCCCGCAACTCTCCTCTTCTCTGTCGACGACCGCAGCCTCCGCGTCGTCGGCTCGCGCGGGAGCAACTTCACCTTCTGGTCGGCGAACCCACTTGGAGCCGCCACGGAGGCGGTGCTACTCAAAAACGGGAACCTAGTTGTCCGAGACGGCAACGGCAGCGTCCTCTGGCAGAGCTTCGATCACCCAACGGACACCTTTCTGCCCGGCATGATTTTCCGATACGCCTACCACGACCGCTCGCCCAACCGGCTCACCTCGTGGAAGGCTGCCGACGACCCCTCGCCGGGGAGCTTCACCTTCGGCTTCGACTCGACCGCTACCCTTCAGTTCATGACATGGAGAGGCTCAGAGATCTACTACCGGACCTCAGTGTGGTCCGGCGACGCGTTCGGCAGCTGGCACACCCCGAGCTCCAACGCCAACTTCGTGATCTACTTCACGGTCTTAGAAGACGAAGACGGATTCAACTTCACCATTAACGTATCAGACTCGTCGCCCTATATCAGGTACACCCTAAACCCCTCCGGCCAGCTGCAGCTCCTGGGCTGGGATTCCACATGGAAACTATGGCAAACCTTCGTATCTGTACCGTACGGCTGCCAAGTTTACGGATCCTGCGGCCAGTTCGCGTCCTGCAACGTCAACGGAACAGTGCCGGCGTGCAAGTGCTTGGAAGGGTTCGAGCCGAGGTCGCAGACTGCTTGGAGCGGTGGCGACCATTCAGGCGGATGCTCGAGGACGAGTGCTCTCCGGTGCGGCGAGGCGGACGGCTTCCTCAGAGTGGCAGGGATGAAATTGCCCGACCAATTCGTGCGCGTGAGGAACAAGAACATGAGCGAGTGTAGGTCTGAGTGCTTGACCAATTGCTCCTGTCAAGCCTTTGCTTATGCTGATCTGAACATGGCGAATGCTATAGCTCCAAGGTGTTTGGTTTGGACGGGGAGCTTTGTTGATGCAGAGATGATAACTGGAGGAGAGGACTTGTATCTGAAGATCATGAACTTCAATTCAG GTGCATCAAGCGGCAAGAGCAGGAGAAGGAAGATACTTCTGCTCGTGCTGTCCATTTCAGCAGCAGCCTCTGCTTTGGCCTGCGCCCTTGCAGCGTGGAAGTTTGATGAGCAAATAAAAGGTGTGTTCAGGCAAACAAAGAGCGAAGAACTAGTACGCGATTCGAGCTTGATTCAAGAGTTCCTGAACAATTTCTCTGGTGCTAATGAAGTTGCAATAGGAGAGGCAGCAGATCAAGCTCCACAGCTTCCATTGATCAACTTTGAGAGCCTGGTTCTTGCCACTGACAACTTCTCTGTTTCAAATAAACTGGGACAAGGAGGCTTTGGCATAGTTTACAAG GGCGTTCTCCACGGAGGGCAAGAAATTGCACTTAAAAGACTAATTAGAGGGTCTGGACAAGGATTAGTAGAGTTTAAGAATGAGATTAACTTGATTGCTCGGTTGCAGCATAGGAACCTAGTCAGGCTCCTTGGCTATTGCATTCATGGAGAAGAGAAACTACTGGCTTATGAATACATGGCTAACAAGAGTTTGGACTTCTTCCTATTCG ATCCGGTGCAAAAGGTGAAGCTCGATTGGGGGAAGAGGTTCAACGTGATCAAAGGAATTGCTCGGGCACTTGTTTATCTTCATCAGGATTCGAGGTTACGGATTGTTCACCGTGATCTTAAGGTGAGCAATATTTTGTTGGACAAGGATATGAACCCGAAGATATCTGATTTTGGAATGGCAAGGATCTTCAGAGGGAACCAAAATGAAGCAAATACGAAAAGAGTGGTTGGAACTTA TGGATATATGTCTCCTGAATATGCAATGCAAGGACTCTTTTCTATGAAATCTGATGTATATAGCTTCGGAGTATTGCTCTTGGAGATTGTGAGCGGCCTACAAAATAGTAGCTTTCACCTCTCGCTCGACTTCACCCATCTCTTGCCTTAT GCATGGCAACTATGGAATGAAGGGAATGCAAAGGACTTCATAGATCCTTCTTCCAACACACAGTCTTGCTACCTAGATGAAGCATTAAGGAGCATACATGTGGGTCTCTTGTGTGTTCAGGACAACCCAAGTGACCGACCGACAATGTCGTCGATTGTTTTCATGCTTGACAATGAAATCGCAATCTCTCGTACTCCTAAAAAGCCAATATTTACCATCCAAAGAAATGATCCATCAGTTGAAAACTTGGAGACTTATTCGCCAAACAATATGACCATCACAACGGTTGAAGGTCGTTAG
- the LOC121977144 gene encoding homeobox-leucine zipper protein HOX16-like isoform X1: protein MATRVGRRNSIFRGLRSAEEHGTTKRLFFTSPDEIYEEEYYEEQLPEKKRRLTPDQVNLSERSFEEENKLEPERKSELAQKLGMQSRQVAVWFQNQRARWKNKQLEQDFDRLKSSYESLLADHAALFKDNEGLRLEKLSLDPQLKSKDAVEATKQVSVAHTGLSNAKSSSMWTPSEGWLAPILSEFTDGGNYYVPACYASPAYFFGGGEL from the exons ATGGCTACTCGTGTTGGGCGACGGAACTCCATCTTCCGAG GGTTGAGGTCGGCGGAGGAGCATGGCACCACCAAGAGGCTGTTCTTCACATCACCGGATGAGATTTACGAGGAGGAATACTACGAGGAGCAGCTGCCGGAGAAGAAGCGCCGCCTAACGCCAGATCAG GTAAATTTATCGGAACGTAGCTTTGAGGAGGAGAACAAgttggagccggagcgaaagagcGAACTGGCTCAAAAGCTAGGCATGCAATCGAGGCAAGTTGCAGTGTGGTTCCAGAACCAGCGTGCAAGGTGGAAGAACAAGCAACTTGAGCAGGATTTTGATCGGCTCAAGTCCTCATATGAGTCACTCCTTGCTGATCATGCTGCCCTCTTCAAGGACAACGAGGGATTGCGGTTGGAG AAGCTATCTTTGGATCCTCAGCTGAAGTCCAAAGATGCTGTTGAAGCCACCAAGCAG GTTTCTGTTGCCCATACTGGATTGAGTAATGCTAAATCGTCAAGCATGTGGACTCCTTCAGAGGGTTGGTTGGCACCTATTCTGTCTGAATTTACCGATGGTGGCAATTATTATGTGCCCGCTTGTTATGCATCCCCAGCCTATTTCTTTGGAGGTGGTGAATTGTAA